The following proteins come from a genomic window of Ailuropoda melanoleuca isolate Jingjing chromosome 2, ASM200744v2, whole genome shotgun sequence:
- the GCG gene encoding glucagon isoform X2 has protein sequence MKSIYFVAGLFVMLVQGSWQRSLQDTEEKSRSLPAPQTDPLNDPDQMNEDKRHSQGTFTSDYSKYLDSRRAQDFVQWLMSTKRNKNNIAKRHDEFERHAEGTFTSDVSSYLEGQAAKEFIAWLVKGRGRRDFPEEVAIVEELRRRHADGSFSDEMNTVLDDLATRDFINWLLQTKITER, from the exons atgaaaagcatttacTTTGTGGCTGGATTGTTTGTAATGCTGGTACAAGGCAGCTGGCAACGTTCCCTTCAAGACACAGAGGAGAAATCCAG ATCGCTCCCAGCTCCGCAGACAGACCCGCTCAATGATCCGGATCAGATGAACGAAGACAAGCGCCATTCTCAGGGCACATTCACCAGTGACTACAGCAAGTACCTGGACTCCAGGCGTGCCCAGGATTTTGTGCAGTGGTTGATGAGCACCAAGAGGAACAA GAATAACATTGCCAAACGTCATGATGAATTTGAGAGACATGCTGAAGGGACCTTTACCAGTGATGTAAGTTCTTATTTGGAAGGCCAAGCTGCCAAGGAATTCATTGCTTGGCTGGTGAAAGGCCGGGGAAGGCGAGA cttcccagaggaagtcGCCATTGTTGAAGAATTACGCCGCAGACACGCCGACGGCTCTTTCTCTGATGAGATGAACACAGTTCTCGATGATCTTGCCACCCGGGACTTTATAAACTGGCTGCTTCAGACCAAAATTACTGAGAGGTGA
- the GCG gene encoding glucagon isoform X1, which translates to MKSIYFVAGLFVMLVQGSWQRSLQDTEEKSRSLPAPQTDPLNDPDQMNEDKRHSQGTFTSDYSKYLDSRRAQDFVQWLMSTKRNKNNIAKRHDEFERHAEGTFTSDVSSYLEGQAAKEFIAWLVKGRGRRDFPEEVAIVEELRRRHADGSFSDEMNTVLDDLATRDFINWLLQTKITERK; encoded by the exons atgaaaagcatttacTTTGTGGCTGGATTGTTTGTAATGCTGGTACAAGGCAGCTGGCAACGTTCCCTTCAAGACACAGAGGAGAAATCCAG ATCGCTCCCAGCTCCGCAGACAGACCCGCTCAATGATCCGGATCAGATGAACGAAGACAAGCGCCATTCTCAGGGCACATTCACCAGTGACTACAGCAAGTACCTGGACTCCAGGCGTGCCCAGGATTTTGTGCAGTGGTTGATGAGCACCAAGAGGAACAA GAATAACATTGCCAAACGTCATGATGAATTTGAGAGACATGCTGAAGGGACCTTTACCAGTGATGTAAGTTCTTATTTGGAAGGCCAAGCTGCCAAGGAATTCATTGCTTGGCTGGTGAAAGGCCGGGGAAGGCGAGA cttcccagaggaagtcGCCATTGTTGAAGAATTACGCCGCAGACACGCCGACGGCTCTTTCTCTGATGAGATGAACACAGTTCTCGATGATCTTGCCACCCGGGACTTTATAAACTGGCTGCTTCAGACCAAAATTACTGAGAG gaaGTAA